The following coding sequences lie in one Desulfobacterales bacterium genomic window:
- a CDS encoding ABC transporter substrate-binding protein, whose amino-acid sequence MQRQLFDRFGLPVMVMILILFLVGCSPDAEKPLEEVSYRLKWLYNVSVVGDLYALDNGYFAKQGLAVNVKPGGPEKDAIKELELGHAQFGVASADQVIRAVSKGSPIVVIAQLFQTNPLHWIYRPDKTPLNTPQDLKGKTIGITHGGNDETIMRALLAKYGIQENDVTLFSVRYDYTPFYQGKVDLWPLYRNAQAPIIGAKLLKAGERFDLMDPNKMGIRFVANSVVTTRKMLEERRETVQRFIKALLQGWREALDPANTETAVALILKYNKETPEEIVRQQLPATRILMMPLAKFDFGAIDVAAWQQTEEIMLAQKLIPVRVYVEKLLKPINK is encoded by the coding sequence ATGCAGCGACAACTGTTTGATCGTTTTGGTTTGCCAGTAATGGTTATGATCCTTATCCTCTTTTTGGTAGGGTGCTCACCGGACGCTGAAAAACCGCTGGAAGAAGTCAGTTACCGTCTTAAGTGGCTGTATAATGTCAGCGTGGTCGGAGACCTGTATGCCCTTGACAACGGATACTTCGCAAAACAGGGCCTGGCGGTAAATGTTAAACCCGGGGGGCCAGAAAAAGACGCTATAAAGGAGCTCGAATTGGGTCATGCTCAGTTTGGCGTTGCATCAGCCGACCAGGTGATCAGGGCGGTATCAAAAGGTTCACCGATTGTGGTCATCGCTCAGCTTTTCCAGACCAATCCGCTGCATTGGATATATCGCCCGGACAAAACACCGCTAAATACGCCTCAGGACCTTAAGGGTAAAACCATCGGTATTACCCATGGGGGCAATGATGAAACCATCATGCGTGCGCTGCTGGCCAAATACGGCATTCAAGAAAATGACGTCACTCTTTTCAGTGTGCGCTATGATTATACCCCTTTCTACCAGGGCAAAGTTGATCTGTGGCCTTTGTATCGTAATGCCCAAGCGCCCATTATCGGTGCTAAGCTACTAAAAGCGGGGGAACGCTTTGATCTCATGGACCCTAACAAAATGGGGATCCGTTTTGTGGCCAACTCAGTGGTCACCACCCGTAAAATGCTTGAAGAAAGACGCGAAACAGTTCAGCGGTTTATCAAAGCGTTGCTTCAAGGCTGGCGGGAGGCATTGGACCCGGCCAATACCGAAACGGCCGTCGCCCTGATCTTAAAATACAATAAAGAAACACCCGAAGAGATCGTTCGGCAGCAGCTGCCCGCCACCCGCATCTTGATGATGCCCTTAGCGAAATTTGACTTTGGCGCCATAGATGTGGCCGCCTGGCAGCAAACTGAAGAAATCATGCTGGCCCAAAAGCTGATCCCCGTCAGGGTATATGTGGAAAAATTGTTGAAACCGATTAACAAATAG
- the ilvD gene encoding dihydroxy-acid dehydratase → MSKRSDLMTKGPERAPHRSLLRADGFTDWELERPIIGIANSFNEIIPGHMHLDKLVDAVKAGIYAAGGTPLVFNTIGICDGIAMNHDGMKYSLPSRELIADTVETMAVAHPFDGLVLLASCDKIIPGMLIAAARLNIPAIFLSGGPMLPGKVHGKDTGLDKVFEAVGRFKSGKISEEELDTFECAACPGAGSCSGMFTANTMSNLSEALGMSLPYNGSAPAVFSERIWLAKETGYKVVELVQKDLKPREIMTADAFHNAIAADMALGGSTNTALHIPALAYYAGLDLTLKDLDPFTAMVPHLTSIAPAGPHHVVDLFYAGGIPAILAELHKAKLIKTDPPTVYGKPVGEMLTDIKAGVKDYAVIRSIEKPVHRGGGLAILSGNLAPDGSIVKQAAVSEEMLTHSGPAHIFNSEEDVFEAIMDAKIKKGEVIVVRYEGPKGGPGMREMLSPTSALAGMGMDKQVALITDGRFSGASRGAAIGHVSPEAAAGGPIAALRDGDIIEIDIPQKRLNVRLSEEEIRNRIATLPAFEPKVKGGYLARYTQMVSSADRGAVFQR, encoded by the coding sequence ATGAGCAAACGAAGTGATTTAATGACCAAAGGGCCCGAAAGAGCACCCCACCGTTCTTTACTGAGAGCAGATGGCTTTACGGACTGGGAGTTGGAGCGGCCCATCATCGGTATTGCCAACTCCTTTAATGAGATCATACCGGGGCACATGCATCTGGATAAGCTGGTCGATGCAGTCAAAGCCGGTATATATGCAGCCGGGGGTACGCCGCTGGTCTTCAATACCATTGGCATTTGTGACGGCATTGCCATGAACCACGATGGCATGAAGTATTCACTTCCCAGCCGGGAATTGATTGCCGACACCGTAGAAACCATGGCGGTTGCCCATCCTTTTGATGGTTTAGTCCTGCTGGCATCCTGTGACAAAATTATACCGGGGATGCTGATTGCTGCCGCGCGATTGAACATTCCCGCGATTTTTTTATCCGGCGGGCCGATGCTGCCAGGCAAAGTACATGGTAAAGATACGGGGCTGGATAAAGTTTTTGAAGCTGTCGGTCGCTTTAAAAGCGGAAAAATTTCCGAAGAAGAACTGGATACATTTGAGTGCGCTGCCTGCCCTGGTGCCGGCTCCTGTTCGGGGATGTTCACTGCCAATACCATGAGCAATCTCTCAGAAGCGTTGGGCATGTCGCTGCCTTACAACGGCAGCGCACCGGCTGTTTTTTCCGAACGCATCTGGTTGGCCAAAGAAACCGGCTACAAAGTCGTTGAGTTGGTCCAAAAAGACTTGAAACCACGCGAGATCATGACAGCAGATGCGTTTCACAACGCCATTGCGGCTGATATGGCCTTGGGTGGATCCACCAACACGGCGCTGCACATTCCGGCACTGGCCTATTATGCCGGTCTGGACCTAACCCTTAAAGATCTGGATCCCTTCACCGCCATGGTCCCTCATTTGACCTCTATTGCGCCTGCCGGCCCCCATCATGTTGTTGATCTATTTTATGCTGGTGGTATCCCTGCCATATTGGCAGAATTACACAAAGCCAAGCTCATCAAAACAGACCCACCGACCGTCTATGGAAAACCCGTCGGAGAAATGCTGACCGACATCAAGGCCGGGGTCAAAGATTATGCGGTCATTCGTTCAATTGAAAAGCCGGTCCACCGCGGCGGGGGGCTGGCCATCTTAAGCGGCAATCTAGCGCCTGATGGCTCCATTGTAAAGCAGGCGGCGGTATCTGAGGAAATGCTGACCCACTCCGGTCCAGCCCATATTTTCAACTCTGAAGAAGACGTGTTTGAAGCCATCATGGATGCGAAGATTAAAAAAGGTGAAGTCATCGTGGTTCGATATGAAGGGCCAAAAGGAGGGCCCGGCATGCGCGAAATGCTGTCACCCACATCTGCGCTCGCCGGTATGGGGATGGATAAGCAAGTAGCACTGATTACCGACGGCCGCTTTTCAGGAGCCAGTCGCGGGGCCGCTATCGGGCATGTTTCTCCGGAAGCAGCTGCTGGCGGGCCGATTGCAGCACTGCGCGATGGCGATATCATCGAAATCGATATTCCACAAAAACGCCTGAATGTTCGATTATCAGAAGAAGAAATCCGCAATCGGATTGCCACCCTGCCCGCGTTTGAGCCCAAAGTCAAGGGCGGTTATCTGGCCCGCTACACACAGATGGTTTCCAGCGCTGATCGAGGAGCAGTTTTCCAGCGTTAG
- a CDS encoding ABC transporter permease subunit, with the protein MLHRRIYQFLMIYFIGFAGLMLVKYGLNLSDYVIPGFGEIGMTVRRYFGIYLLAVLNTLAVAVLGHLLSICMATVVGIIGRLTIWIGSFIRVAAYNIQAYPIVAVAPIIFILLGDGLSSRLLIAAMICYFPLLLSIIGILSEPVTEIEHFFESTRRMNWQLQVKIRAFENIHKLITVIVGSATLAMVGTIVAEFIAANAGIGYSIRIALYQSDLAKILVALFLIGICTSVYLVFLEWLGRVVKKRIGSV; encoded by the coding sequence ATGCTGCATAGGCGTATTTATCAATTTTTAATGATCTATTTTATCGGTTTTGCCGGTCTGATGCTGGTAAAATATGGTCTGAATTTATCCGATTACGTCATCCCGGGCTTTGGCGAAATCGGCATGACTGTTCGACGCTATTTCGGAATTTACCTGCTGGCCGTGCTCAACACGCTTGCAGTGGCCGTTCTGGGCCACCTGCTGTCCATTTGCATGGCAACGGTTGTGGGCATTATCGGACGGTTAACCATTTGGATCGGTTCTTTTATCCGCGTGGCGGCTTACAATATTCAGGCCTACCCTATTGTGGCCGTGGCGCCGATTATTTTTATCCTTTTAGGAGATGGGCTTTCTTCCCGCTTACTGATTGCAGCGATGATTTGCTATTTTCCGTTATTGCTTTCTATCATCGGAATATTATCAGAGCCGGTAACAGAAATCGAACACTTCTTTGAATCCACGCGCAGGATGAACTGGCAGCTTCAGGTTAAAATACGGGCTTTTGAGAATATTCATAAACTAATTACCGTTATTGTCGGAAGTGCCACCCTGGCCATGGTGGGCACGATTGTGGCCGAATTTATTGCAGCCAATGCCGGCATCGGATACAGTATCCGGATTGCCTTATACCAGAGCGATCTGGCAAAAATACTGGTTGCTCTTTTTTTAATCGGGATTTGCACATCCGTCTATTTGGTGTTTCTAGAATGGCTGGGTAGAGTTGTGAAAAAGCGCATCGGCAGCGTTTAA
- a CDS encoding uroporphyrinogen decarboxylase family protein codes for MSNEDLYNQRLERILKAVALEEPDRTPVVLEYSGFAAYATQTPMAAFLKCPQTNIDTMIKAFELVGDGDAINYGAFWPYGLCYDFMAKVRVPGVDLPENEMWQVTETQLMDRDDYDRILDHGWLDFFEKMMRERILNDVPPEYLPPQRQSVNVRAKWQSIGIPVLSGGDITTPIELLCGARSLMEFAIDLIDIPEKVEAVMDTILPHLADAAIRRATKKEYPLVWVGGWRAAPCLLSPAMWQRFVWPYFRKLVTEVVDAGLIALLHLDSDWTRELEIFKELPRGKCIMALDGETDIFKAKEILGDHMCIMGDVPASKLFLDNPDDVHAYCTRLIKQLGPQGYILQSGCDIPANAKLENVQAMVAAAIG; via the coding sequence ATGAGCAATGAAGACCTATACAACCAGCGGTTGGAAAGAATCCTAAAGGCCGTTGCGCTGGAGGAGCCGGATCGTACACCGGTTGTTTTAGAGTATTCCGGGTTTGCGGCCTATGCCACACAAACGCCGATGGCCGCATTTTTAAAATGCCCGCAAACCAATATTGATACAATGATTAAAGCGTTTGAGCTGGTGGGTGATGGGGATGCTATTAACTATGGCGCTTTTTGGCCTTATGGTCTGTGCTATGATTTTATGGCGAAGGTTCGCGTGCCGGGGGTGGATTTGCCCGAAAATGAAATGTGGCAGGTAACTGAAACCCAGCTGATGGACCGCGATGATTATGATCGCATTCTGGATCATGGATGGTTGGACTTTTTTGAGAAAATGATGCGGGAACGCATCCTCAATGATGTGCCACCGGAATACCTGCCGCCACAGCGGCAGTCGGTCAACGTTCGTGCAAAATGGCAATCCATTGGCATACCGGTGCTCAGCGGTGGCGACATCACCACGCCCATTGAACTGCTGTGCGGGGCACGCTCCCTGATGGAGTTTGCCATCGATCTGATTGACATACCGGAAAAAGTCGAAGCCGTTATGGATACCATTCTGCCGCACCTGGCCGACGCCGCTATTCGACGCGCAACAAAAAAGGAATATCCGTTGGTCTGGGTAGGCGGGTGGCGCGCGGCGCCCTGTCTGTTATCGCCGGCAATGTGGCAACGATTTGTATGGCCTTATTTTCGCAAACTGGTCACAGAGGTCGTTGATGCTGGTTTGATTGCACTGCTGCACCTGGATTCTGATTGGACGCGTGAGCTTGAAATTTTCAAAGAGCTTCCCCGCGGAAAATGTATTATGGCCCTCGATGGCGAAACCGATATTTTCAAAGCCAAAGAAATTTTAGGCGATCATATGTGTATCATGGGGGATGTACCGGCATCGAAACTGTTTTTAGATAATCCGGACGATGTTCACGCCTACTGCACTCGCTTGATCAAGCAGCTGGGTCCACAGGGCTATATTCTACAGTCCGGTTGTGATATTCCAGCCAACGCCAAACTGGAAAATGTGCAGGCCATGGTGGC
- a CDS encoding ATP-binding cassette domain-containing protein — protein MQLDISELTYTYPGSVRHVFRQLSCQVTEPGFHALFGPSGVGKTTLAKMIAGKLNEYSGKIKLHQMDPVLYTYNLERLPGWSSVHEHLTHITPASNRKRLEELVDSFGLDSCLNSRFAQLSLGQQNRTNLTRYLLQDFKLLVMDESLANVDEITKEKIILKIKALYPERCFLYISHNVAEVSKFCKQILVLRSHHKDPQAVLLQGQDFNGRQSLAEKDLEQCMLEIVNAA, from the coding sequence ATGCAGCTTGACATCTCCGAATTAACTTATACCTATCCGGGATCTGTCAGACATGTCTTCCGGCAATTGAGCTGCCAGGTGACCGAACCCGGCTTTCACGCTTTGTTTGGCCCTTCGGGGGTGGGCAAGACCACTCTGGCGAAAATGATTGCTGGTAAGCTTAATGAATATTCCGGAAAAATTAAGCTGCATCAAATGGACCCAGTATTATACACGTATAATCTGGAAAGGCTCCCGGGATGGTCCAGTGTTCATGAGCATCTGACCCACATCACACCCGCATCCAACCGGAAACGCCTGGAAGAATTGGTGGATTCGTTTGGCCTTGATTCTTGTTTAAATTCCCGTTTTGCCCAGCTATCCCTGGGCCAGCAAAACCGAACCAATTTAACCCGCTATCTGCTTCAGGACTTTAAACTGCTGGTTATGGATGAAAGCCTGGCCAATGTGGATGAAATCACCAAAGAGAAAATCATATTAAAAATCAAAGCCCTGTATCCCGAACGCTGCTTTTTATACATCTCCCATAATGTGGCTGAGGTTTCAAAATTTTGCAAACAGATCCTAGTTCTGCGCAGCCATCATAAAGATCCTCAGGCTGTTTTACTTCAAGGTCAGGATTTTAATGGCCGTCAATCGCTCGCTGAAAAGGATCTGGAGCAATGCATGCTGGAGATCGTTAATGCTGCATAG